The following DNA comes from Paenibacillus sp..
AGCGGGCGGACGTCATGAGCGCCGGCAGGACGCCTCCGAACATTGTGCTGATCACGGCCGATCAGCTGCGGTACGACTGCGTCGAGCCGAACGCCCCCGGCGCGCCGCATACGCCGAACTTGGCGCGCCTCGCCGCGGAGGGCGTCCGCTTCACGCAGGCGTATTCGCATGTTCCGGTGTGCGGTCCCGCCCGTCAGTCGCTGCTGTGCGGCCGGCGCCCCGAATCGTTCGGGGGGCTGTGGAACGCGGGCGCCGCGCTGCCGGTCGGGTCGCTCTCCCCGGACGAGTGGACATGGCCGAAAGCGCTGCAGGAGCGCGGGTACGCTTCCGCCTTCCTCGGCAAATGGGGCGTGCATCCCCGGCTCGGCCCGACGGCGTACGGGTACGATCGAGCGGTCGGCGCCGCGGATTACGAAGCGTTCCGGAAGGACGCGTATCCGGACGTCGCGTTCGCCGGCGGCTTCTTCGGCGAGCCGAATCCGATTCCGGTCGAGGACGCGTCGACGCACTGGCTCGCGCGGCAAGCCGTCCGCGAAATCGAACGGCTGCACGCCGAAGGGCGGCCGTGGCACGTCGCGCTCCACTTCGCCGAGCCGCATTTGCCGTGCCGGCCGTCGGGGCGCTTCGCGGACATGTACGATCCCGCCGACATGCGGCCGTGGCCCGGCTTCGGCGACACGTTCGAAGGGAAGCCGTACATCCAGCGCCAGCAACTGTGCAGCTGGGGCGTGGAGTCGTTCGGTTGGGCGGATTGGGCGCCGATCGTCGCCCGGTATTACGGCGTCGTGTCCCAGCTCGACGACGCGATCGGGCATGTCCTGCGCGCGCTCGACCGGCTCGGCGCGGACGACACGCTCGTCGTCTTCACGGCGGACCATGGGGATATGTGCGGCTCGCACGGGATGATGGATAAGCATTATATCATGTACGACGACGTCGTCCGCGTGCCGATGATCATGCGCTGGAACGGCGCGCTGCCGGCGGGAGCCGTATGCGGCCGGTTCGCATACGGCTTCCTCGATTTGGCGCCGACGTTCGCCGAGGCGGCCGGTCTGAATCGGCCGGAGCGGCTGCACGGCGACTCGCTGCTCCCGCTCCTGCGGGGCGGGGGCGAGGCGCTTTGGCGGCGGGAGGCCGTCATCGCCACGTACAACGGGCAACAGTTCGGGCTGTACTGCCAGCGCATGATCCGCACCGAACGGTGGAAATACGTGTGGAATTTGACCGACGTCGACGAGCTGTACGACTTGGAGGCGGATCCGGGCGAGCTCGTCAACCGGATCGGCGAGGCGAAACTCGCGGATATCGTCGCGGAACTGCGCCGCCGGCTGTACGAGACGCTCCTCGCGGACGAGGACGGCTTCGACAACGAATGGACGCGCCGCCAGCTGCTTGCCGGCCGGAAGCTGTGAGCGGAGCGGCTAAGGCAGCGATAAATGCTGCGAAATATGCGCACCGGCGCACCGCTTTCCGTACTCTCGGGCCAGCATTTTTGAAGCTGCTGCAACGTCTCCCGAACCTCCCGGGAGGCGTTTTCATTTTTCGGGCCGCGCTGGCTGAATCGGATGGCACATTGTCTGTATCGACCATGAACCATCGCCCGGCGGTGTCTTATGATACGGGTAGAACTTGAATTGGAGCTAGTCATCACCGGAACTCTGGAAGGGGGATGCGAGTGGGGATAGGCGAGGTTCGAATCGGCGTCCTGGGCTTCGCGCACGGGCACGTGAACGGGTACTGCGAGGAATGGCGGCGGCAAGCGCACGGCGTCGCCGTGACGGCCGGTTGGGACCATGACGCGGCGCGGGCGTCCCGCGCGGCGGAGACGCACGGGATCGCGCTGTGCGCCGACGCCAGGGAGCTGCTGCGCCGCGGCGACGTCGACGCGGTCGTCATCGCCGCCGAGACGTCGCTTCACGCGGAGCTGGTCGAGCTGGCGGCGGAAGCCGGCAAGGCGATCGCGCTGCAGAAGCCGATGGCGCTGACGCTGGCCGAAGCGGACCGCATCGTGGAGGCGGTGGAGCGGCATCGCGTGCCGTTCACGGTTGCATGGCAAATGCGGGTCGATCCGCAGAACGCGAAGATGAAGGAGCTGCTGGACGGCGGAACGCTCGGGAAGGTGTTCTCCGTGCGCAGGCGCCACGGCCTTAGCGTCGGTCTGCAGCCGAGCTTCTTCGACTCCTGGCATGTGAACCCGCAGCACAATCGCGACATCTGGGCGGACGACGCCTCGCATCCGATCGATTTCCTGCATTGGCTGCTCGGCGTGCCGGAGACGGTCGTCGCGGAAATCGGGACGCTGCACGACGCGCGCATGCCGATGGACAACGGCGTCGCCGTCTTCCGGTACGGCGGCGGCCCGATCGCCGAGGTGAACTGCTCGTTCACGTGCGCCGCGGCCGAGAATACGACCGAAATCGTCTGCGAGCGCGGGACGATCGTCCAAAATTACGGCGACGCGATCAGCTGCAACGCGCCGAGGCCGGCCGATGCGCCGGGGCTCAAATGGTACTCGACGGAAGACAATCGATGGATCGATTCCGGCATCGCGACGCCGGCGTCGCACTTCGACCGTATCCGCGCTTTGGCCGGACCGCTGGCCGCGTTCTTCCGCGGCGAACGGCCGCCGATCGCGACGGCGGAAGAAGGGCGCGCGTCGCTTAGGATGACGCTCGCGACGTACGTCGCCGCTAGAGAAGGGCGGCGGGTGCGAATCGACGAAGACGCGGTCGCGGGCGTGTAACGAAACAAAGCGTAAAAAGGAAATGCAAACTATTTTACTCCGAAAAGGGAGGTGGAGCTTTCGGCGGAGGAGCGGCGCACAGACTTCGTCGAAAGCGATTACATGGCACTCAAAATCGGCATCGTCGGAATGAACGGCATCGGAAAGCAGCATGCGGCATGTTACAAAAAGGAACCGCTGGCGGATTTGGTCGCGGTTTGCGACGTCGTGAAGGAGCGTGCGGACGCGGCGGCGGAGACGTTCGGCGTTAAGGCGTATTACAGCCTGAAGGATATGCTCGAGAACGAGCCGGACCTCGACATCGTCGACGTGACGACGGGCGGCATCGACAACGGCAGCTGGCATTTCGAGCCGGCGATGGAAGCGGTGGAGGCCGGCAAGCACGTGCTCGTGGAGAAGCCGCTCTGCCACGATATTACGGAAGCTCGGGAGCTGTACGCGCTCGCGGAGCGGAAGAAAGTGTACTTAGGCTGCAACTTGAACCACTACTTCACCCCGCCGGCAGAAAAAGCGATGGAATACATCAACGGCGGAGGCGTCGGCGAATTGGTGTACTGCTTGCTGAAGATGGGCTTCAACGGCGGCGAAGCCGGATACGCCGCGGCGGGATCCCCGAAAATCAAAGGCCACCCTTATTTCCATATGAAAGCGTTCCTGACGCATCCGTTCAGCGTCATGCGCCACTTCTGCGGCGACATTACGCATATTCAGACGTTCTCCGACCGTCCCGGCTTCCGGCGCAACGCGGGCGACGTGATGGTATCGATCAACAGTATCCACGTCAAGTTCGCGAACGGCGGGGTCGGCTACCTGCTCAGCCAGCGCGGCGACGCGATGTACGGCCTCGGCGGCTGGTGGAGCTTCGAAATGGCCGGCTCGAAAGGCACGTTCTGCATCGAAAACTGCGTCGAGAAAGTGTCTTATTGGAAGGCGGAGAAAGGCGTGCCGCCGATCAGCGAGCAGCCGGCGCCGGAAGTGACGGATTTCGGCACGAAGGATTTCGGCAGCACGTTCGGCAATCGCCTTCGCGCGTTCCTCGAGGACGTCTCGAACGGCGTGCCGCGGGAGCAGCTGCGCGCGAACGGCCGCGATGCGCTCGCCGTGCTCGAGTACACCTTCGCCGTAATCGAATCGTATGAACGCGGCGGCGAAGTCGTTCGTCCGCACGCACTGCCGCCGCTGCACGGCGATCCGGCCACGATGCTGTAACGACAACGAATCCGCGCACAACGAAACCTAATTTCGAAAGGGACGTGATTCTATGATTCGCTTGGGAGTCAATTCGGTGCTGTTTAAACAATTCGATTTCGAAACGGCGGCGCGCCACATCGCCCGCTGCGGCTACGACGGCGTCGAAATCGCCGCCATCGCCGGCATGTGCGAGCACGTCGACGTGTTCCGCTGGCAGGAGCAGAAGGACGACATCCTGCGGATCGCCGAAGAAACCGGCCTCGCGCTGCTGTCGATGGAGGTTGCGACGCTCGACGAAGAGCGCCTGACGGCGGCGCTCGAGGCGGCAGCCGGACTCGGCATCGGCATCGTCAACGTCGGACCGGGCGGGAAGTCCGGCTCGGACGACGACCTCTCGCAGTCGATCGAACGGCTCGCGCGCATGGCGAAGAAGGCGGGCGAGCTCGGCGTGACGCTGTGCGTGAAGGCGCATGTCGGCAACGCCGTCTACAATACGCCGACGACGCTCCGCGCCATGGAAGCGATAGATGACCCCGCGTTCGGCATCGACATGGACCCGAGCCATATTCACCGCTCAGGCGAGAACGCCGAAGAGGCGCTGCCGGCCGTGCTCTCCCGCGTGCGCCATATCCATATCCGCGACTGCAAAGGGCGCGAGCAGGGTCCTGGCCCGATCGAGCTGCAGGCGTGCGGGCGCGGCGACATCGATTTGTTCGGCTACTGCAAAGCGATGGTGGACGGCGGGTACGACGGCCCGGTCGTGCTGGAAGTGATCGGCTCGAAGCCCGAGCATACGCTGGCCGAGGTGTCGATCGTCGCGGCGGAATCGTACGGTTATTTGAACGCATGTTTGAAACAATTAGGAGCCAGATAACATAGAGGAGGCCTCGCCATGACTACATCCCGCCCGAATGTCATCGTCTTCGGCATCGACAGTCTGCGCCGCGACCATATGAGTTCCTATGGCTACCATCGGCTGACGACGCCGTACATGGACGCGTTCGCGAAACGCGGCACGCTGTTCGAGCAGCACTTCAGCCCGAGCATTCCGACGACGCCGGCTTACGCGTCGATGCTGACCGGCATGGATACGTTCGGCACCGACGTCGTCGCGCTCCGCCATCGCGGCCCGCTCGGCGGCCACGTCCGGACGCTTCCCGAAATGCTCGCCGACGCGGGTTACAATACGACGTGCATCGGCTTCACGGGCAATCCGTCCTCCCGCGGGTTCCAAACGTACCTCGATTACGAAGCTTGGATCCCCGACGACACCGGAAGGACGCCGAAAGCGCAGCTGATGAACGAGGTTGCCATACCCGAGCTCGAGCGGCTCGCCAAAGACGAGAAGCCGTTCTTCCTGTTCATGCGTCATATGGACCCGCATTCGCCGTATTTGCCGCCGAAGCCGTACGACCGCATGTTCTACGGCGCTGACGAGAAGGACCCATCCAACACGTCGATGGAGCCGGTGTACAATTTCAAGCCGTTCGCGGATTTCTTGAAATCGTGGATCCCCGAAGGCGTCACGGATCAAGAATACGTCTCCGCGCTGTACGACGGGGCGATCGCGTATATGGACGCCTGCATCCAATCGATATTCGCGAAAATCGAGGCGCTCGGCATTGAAGAGGAGACGCTCGTCGTCATTACGTCCGACCACGGGGAGACGCTGTACGAGCACGATTGCTTCTTCGATCACCACGGGTTGTACGATTGCACGCTGGTCGTCCCGCTCATTATCAAGTTCCCGGGGCGCGTGCCGGAAGGCCGGCGCGTCAAGGACGTTTCGCTCATCCAAGACATTACGCCGACCATTATGGAGCTGCTCGGCTTGGAGCCGCCGGAATACGGCTTCGACGGGCGCAGCCTCGTTCCGGCGATGAAGGGCGAGCCTACCGACAAAGTGAGCGAGTTCTACATTACTGAGTGCACGTGGATGCGCAAGCACGGCTGGCGTACGCCGGAGTGGAAGCTGATCCGCGCGCTCGAGCCCGACTTCCACTTCAAACCGGAGGTCGAGCTGTACAACTTGATTCAAGATCCGGAGGAGAACGTCAATCTCGCGGAGCGGGAGCCGGAAATCGTCGCGCTGCTGGAGCAGCGGATGCTGCGCCATATCGCGAAGCGCGAAGCGGAAACCGGCCGGGTCAATCCGATCTACACGAATACGAACTGGTCGGGGGCCGGCAAAACGTTCGAGTCCAGCCAAGAAGCATACGACAGCCTGCACATCGGTTCGCTTAAGAAAGCGCGCGCGCTGCAGGCGAAAGAAAAGGAAGCGCAGGCGAAATAATCGTTCGGCCGGCGAGAGGGAGCGGAGGGATACGATGAACAGACAAGAGGGGCCGGTGCTGTGGTTTACGGGGCTGTCCGGCTCGGGCAAAACGACGACCGCCCGCTACGTGGAATCGATGCTCAGAGAGCGCGGCGTTCGAGCGGAGCTGCTCGACGGCGACGAGCTGCGGGAGACGATCTGCAAGGGGCTCGGGTTCAGCCGAGAGGACCGCATCGAAAACATTCGTCGGATCGCGTACGTCGCGAGGCTGCTGGCGAAGCAGGGCGTCGTCGTGCTCGTCTCCGCGATTACGCCTTACCGCGAAATGCGGGAGTACGCGCGGGACCATGTGCCCGGATACGTCGAAGTGTACGTGAAGTGTCCGCTCGACGAGTGCGAAAAGCGGGACGTCAAGGGGTTGTACGCCAGGGCGCGCCGCGGCGAAATCACCCGCTTCACGGGCATTACGGACCCGTACGAGGAGCCGTCCGCTCCCGAGCTCGTCATCGACACGAAGGCAGGCACGCTGCAGCGCAACGGCGCCGCGATCGTCGAATGGCTGGCGGCGAGGGGCGATATCGAAGCTTGCTTCGCGCGGAGGGAGGAAGCGGGATGAAAATCGTGCTCGTTTCCTTGGATACGCTGCGGGCGGACCGGCTCGGCTGTTACGGGTATCGGCTCCCGACGAGCCCGCATCTGGACCGGATCGCTTCCGAGGGGGCGCTGTTCGAGCGCGCGTACGCGTCCGATATTCCGACCGAGGTCGCTCACACGAGCATCTTCACCGGCAAGGTCGGACTCCGCACCGGCGTCGTCTCGCACGGCTCGACGCTGACGCAGCTTCCGAAATCCCGGGATTGGCTTCCCTTGATGCTTCGCTCCGCCGGCATGACGACCGCGGCCGTCGATAATTTGTACCAGCTGAAGGAATGGTTCGCGCGAGGGTTTCGCTACTATATGAACAGCGTCGACGACAAACAGCGGTGGATCGACGGGAAATCGGTGAACGAGCTGGCGTTCCCGTGGCTTGAGCAGCATAAGGACGAATCGTTCTTCCTGTTCCTCCATTATTGGGATGCGCATACGCCGTACCTGCCGCCCGAGGAATACAAAACGATGTTTTACGAATCAGGACGGGACCCGTTTGACCCGAACCGCCGCGGCATGGAGCCGGCGTACAACCATTTAGCGTACCCGTTCTTCAAGCACCACCATTACGATTTGGTCGGACCGGTCACGGACAGCGCCTATTACGACGCTTTGTACGACGCAGGCATCCGGTATTTGGACGACCGGCTGCGGGAGCTCGACGAACAGCTGGAGAGGCTCGGCATCAAAGAGGAAACGCTGCTCGTCCTGTTCGGAGACCACGGGGAAAGCTTAACCGAGCACGACATTTACTGGGATCACTGCGGGCTGTACGAACCTACCGTCCGCGTCCCGATCATTATGCGCTGGCCTGGCGTCATTCCGGCCGGCCGCCGGGCGGAAGGCTTCGTCCAGCAAACCGATTTGATGCCGACGCTGCTCGAAGCCGTCAAGATGGCTGCCCCCGGGGGGATCGACATCGCGAAGCTTGCGGAACTCGACGGACTGGACGGGAAAAGCTTGTGGCCCGCGATTCGCGGCGAAGCGAAGGGTACGCGCGATTATGTGTTCCTAAGCGAATGCGCTTGGCAAGCGGCCCGGGGCATACGGACGGATCGGTTTAAGTATATCCGCACGTACGACGCGGGACCGTTCCGCCGGCCGGCATGCGAGCTGTACGATTTGGAGTCGGATCCCGGGGAGACGGATAACGTCGCCTCGAAATTGCCGGACACGGCGCGCGAGCTGCAGGAGCGGATCGATCGGTGGGTCGAGGAGACGCTCGACGGCCGGCCCGATCCGATGCATATCCAGCTGACGCAAGCCGGATTGCCGTTCCGCAGGCGCATTGAAGCGATATTGGCCGAAGCGGGCATGACGTGGGACGATTGGCAGCGCGATCCGCGGAGGGAGCGGTTCGATCAAGCTGCGGCGAGCGCGCTGAGCTCCCACCGATAAAGCTTTCATAAGGACCCGAGCAGAGGACGCTTTGAAAAAAGTGAACTCCGCCGGGTCTTTATGTTTTAATGGAGTTAGCCGTTTCATTTTTGAAAATGGATAATTCGTTACGGGGTGAACGTTCTTGTTAATCGACGTCAAGGAAAAGCTGGATCGGGAAGACATCGTGGAGCTGCTGGAGTACAGCGTATTCCCGGATCCGGATGCGGTCCAAGAGGCCGTGAAGAGCTACAAGGAAAACCGAGATTTGTATCTGTACGGGTTGGAGTCTGAGGAAGAAATCGTCGGCATCATCGGCTTCGAAATACGCGACGGCGGCGAGCTGATCGTCCGCCATCTCGCGGTTAAGCCGGACGCTCGAGGGCTCGGCTTCGGTCGAGGATTAATCCTTGAGACGATTCTCATGAAACAGCCGTCGAAGATCGTGGCCGAAACCGATGAAGACGCGGTCGATTTTTACCGCGCGATCGGGTTCGAAGTCGTAAGCCTCGGCGAAAAGCATCCCGGGGTCGAACGATTCATTTGCACGTACGAGACGGACGTGTAAGACGGCAGCGATCATAGAGAGGGAGGATTCCGATGCTGCGTAACATCCACCACGTCGCTATCATTTGTTCCGATTACGGAGTTTCGAAACATTTCTACGTGAATATCTTAGGGTTGCGGGTTGTGAGCGAGACGTACCGAGAGGAGCGCGATTCCTATAAATTGGATCTGCAAATCGGCGACGCGAGAATCGAATTGTTTTCGTTTCCGAATCCGCCGGAGCGGCCGAGCTATCCGGAAGCCCGCGGGCTGCGGCATGTCGCCTTCGAGGTCGACAGCGTCGAGGAGGTTGCGAACCTGCTTCGGTCGAAAGGCGTCGAAGTGGAACCGATCCGAATCGATGCTTTGACCGGGAAATCGTTCACGTTCTTCAGCGATCCGGATGGACTCCCGATCGAAATTTACAACAGGTGACTCCGACAAGCTTCGGCCTGGCCGGCGGATGGGAACGTTTCGCCTGCGGCATCCGTGTAATATAAAAACGTATGCGGAGGAGCCCTATGGATTACGAAGCGAACTACGGTAAATATGCGGTACCGTCCATGTTGACGCAATTGGTCGAACTGCAGAGCCAGATGAAGCACCCGCACGGGCATCTGTTACACCTGTACTTCGGATTGGACGATGTAACGTCTCGGTATTTCATGACGCCCGTCGACGGGATCGGCTTCGCGAGACCGGGGGCGGACGGCATTCATTACTGCTTCCTTACGGATTTCGGGGTGGCCGCTTCCTTGGAGGATGCTTACATCGTCCGCGTGTCCCCGATGGATTTCGGGGATCCCGTCAGGATCGTCGCCCGCAATTTGAAGGAGTTTCTGCGTCTGTTATGCTTCCGTCCCGTTGCCGCGGATTTGTTGGACACGAGAGTTTCCCGGGAGCAGTACGAACGTTGGAACGAGGAGTACCCGGGCTGGGAAGGGACGAGAGACGATATTTCGCGGGAAGCGGCAAGACGCGTGATCGAACGATTTTCGCTGGAGCCCGTCGGTGACGATCTTTACTCGTATTACCAAGAATTAGGCAGGGAACGCGCCGCGGCGGTCGTCGCCGCGACGAAGGACAGCATAGGCGTCGTTCCGGTGCGGCAGGGCGCAACGGCCGATGAGGCGGGCGGGCCGCTGGAGGCGGGCGACCATGTCGATTGGGCGGAGGTTCGGGAACGGTTTCCTCGCCTGTCCATGGAGCGCCGGTTGGCTTGGATCAGAGACATGCAGTCGCTCGGCGCGTTTTACAATCACGACGAAGGCCGAGCGTGGACGCAGGCGCAGCTCGCCGAAGCCGGCTTCGCCGACGAGGCGGTTCGTATCGCCTACCCGGAGCGCCCGAAGCCGCAGCCCCGCCAGCAAGCTTGGGCGACGCTCCGACTGTCTTGGAAAAGTACGAAGAGTCAAAGTTAGGCTGTGATATAATTTCGTTAATTTATGCCAAAAAGGATTGATCTCGTTAACGATTTGATTTTATATTATTAATGAAATCAACTACATCATTTGGTGTCGAGGCGTGGTCCGCATGGCTAGATTCATCTCTTTCAATGCATACCGCACGATCGGCATACCGGACGTTTGCTATATTAAGCCATCTCGCATGTTCCAAGAAATCGATGCGATCCAGCGAGCCGACGCGGTGCTGTTTCCTGAAACGTGGCAAGTGCCATCCCTTGTGTACGGGTTGAAAAAACCGATTTTCCCGAGCATCGAAACGATGCAGCTGGGGTTCAGCAAAATCGAAATGACGAGAGCGCTTTGGACGGTCGCTCCGCAGCATGTCCCTTATACGGAAATATGGTCGAACACGGAAGAGAATCGGCGACGCATACTGGAGACGTTCGGCTTTCCGTTCGTGGCGAAAGAGGCGCGCAACTCGATGGGCAGAGGCGTATTCCTGATCCGCGACGAGGCGGATTTCCGTCGATACGCCGATGCGAGCGACGCGCTGTATGTGCAGGAGTATTTGCCGAACGAAGGCAAAGATCTGCGTATCTGCGTCGTCGGCGACGATGTATTCGCGGCCTACTGGAGAATCGGAGCGGAAGGGGAGTTTCTCCACAACGTGGCGCGCGGAGGGGGCGTTTGCTTCGATTTCGTCCCGCAGGAGGCATGCGAGCTGGTGCTTCGGGTCGCTCGGCAGTTGAACATTAATCATGCCGGGTTCGACGTGCTGGTCAGCGGCGGTTCGTATTATATTTTGGAATTCAATGTGTTGTTCGGCAATCAAGGGTTGATTTCCGAAGGCTTGTCCGTGGAGAACGCCATAACGGAATATTTGGAACGACAGTTTACGCCGTTCCCGCACGCCCCGAATTCTCGCGGTAAAATCATTTCGTAATTGAATCGCATACCGGCACTCATTTGCTCGCCATCTTATCGACCGCTCTGCGAACAGCAGGGCGGTTTTTCTGCGTTGCGTCGGAAATAGGCTTACATAGATAAGCTAATCGCCGCTGACTTTTGAACAAGCGCACATATGATGGTAGGGGACATTTGGGCAGCAGGTAAAAGTCTTCCAGGTTAGGAGGTCTGTTAACTAGATGAACGAAGAGGCATCTTCTACCGACGAACGGCAAACGCCAATGCCGATAACGAACGCCATAAATCCGAAAGTTTCGGTCATCATACCGGTAAGCAACGAAAGCAAAACGATCGCGCGCGTCATTTGCGAGGCACGGCATGTCCATCCCGAAACGGAGGTCATCGTCGTGATCAACGGATCTATCGACGGTTCCAACCGAATTGCGGAGGAGATGGGGGCCAAGGTTATTTTCAATAGAGATGCCCTTGGCAATGACGTCGGAAGGGCGATTGGCGCCTCGGCAGCGAAAGGCTCTATTCTCCTATTTATGGATGGAGATATCGTCATTCCGGCAGAACAGCTATCCTCGTTCGTAACCTCTGTAGAAAACGGGGCCGATGTGGCTTTAAACCATTATCATGGTCGAATCGAAAGGAACATCCCTCACAGCGTAGCCGTTTCAAAAAGAGTTTTAAATACGCTGTTATCTCGCAAGGACTTGGGAGCCGCTTCCATGACGGTAATCCCCCATTGCCTCAGTCGAAAAGCTCTATCGGTGATCGGCGTCGAAAACTTAGCGATACCGCCATTGGCGCATGTCATTGCGGTGTCGGAGGGTCTCCGCGTGGAGTTAGCCGAGCGGGTCGATGTCGGCGCGTTAAACAGAAAACACAAAAAAAGAAAAAGTAGAAAAGTAAGGGAGTTAATTATCGGCGACCACTTGGAGGCGATTCAATTTTTGCTGGAGAAAAGCGGCGATCATCGAGCATATTTCACGGATGTCTGTCGGAAACGGGAAAGGGTGAGGAAGCTTTGACAAAAAAACGACGCCAAAAACAATGGCATAAAGGCGCGTTCAAAGCAGGGATCGATTCGGCACGATCGTTCGACTCTTCGGAGATGAACAAACTGCGCTTGGTTGACTCTCTGCAGCAGCTAAATATGCGTTGGGGAACTTGGTTTACGAAACAAAAGTTTAAAAACATTCCGCGGGACAACTACTCCGCCGCATGTCATCAGTTT
Coding sequences within:
- a CDS encoding sulfatase-like hydrolase/transferase — encoded protein: MSAGRTPPNIVLITADQLRYDCVEPNAPGAPHTPNLARLAAEGVRFTQAYSHVPVCGPARQSLLCGRRPESFGGLWNAGAALPVGSLSPDEWTWPKALQERGYASAFLGKWGVHPRLGPTAYGYDRAVGAADYEAFRKDAYPDVAFAGGFFGEPNPIPVEDASTHWLARQAVREIERLHAEGRPWHVALHFAEPHLPCRPSGRFADMYDPADMRPWPGFGDTFEGKPYIQRQQLCSWGVESFGWADWAPIVARYYGVVSQLDDAIGHVLRALDRLGADDTLVVFTADHGDMCGSHGMMDKHYIMYDDVVRVPMIMRWNGALPAGAVCGRFAYGFLDLAPTFAEAAGLNRPERLHGDSLLPLLRGGGEALWRREAVIATYNGQQFGLYCQRMIRTERWKYVWNLTDVDELYDLEADPGELVNRIGEAKLADIVAELRRRLYETLLADEDGFDNEWTRRQLLAGRKL
- a CDS encoding Gfo/Idh/MocA family oxidoreductase — translated: MGIGEVRIGVLGFAHGHVNGYCEEWRRQAHGVAVTAGWDHDAARASRAAETHGIALCADARELLRRGDVDAVVIAAETSLHAELVELAAEAGKAIALQKPMALTLAEADRIVEAVERHRVPFTVAWQMRVDPQNAKMKELLDGGTLGKVFSVRRRHGLSVGLQPSFFDSWHVNPQHNRDIWADDASHPIDFLHWLLGVPETVVAEIGTLHDARMPMDNGVAVFRYGGGPIAEVNCSFTCAAAENTTEIVCERGTIVQNYGDAISCNAPRPADAPGLKWYSTEDNRWIDSGIATPASHFDRIRALAGPLAAFFRGERPPIATAEEGRASLRMTLATYVAAREGRRVRIDEDAVAGV
- a CDS encoding Gfo/Idh/MocA family oxidoreductase: MALKIGIVGMNGIGKQHAACYKKEPLADLVAVCDVVKERADAAAETFGVKAYYSLKDMLENEPDLDIVDVTTGGIDNGSWHFEPAMEAVEAGKHVLVEKPLCHDITEARELYALAERKKVYLGCNLNHYFTPPAEKAMEYINGGGVGELVYCLLKMGFNGGEAGYAAAGSPKIKGHPYFHMKAFLTHPFSVMRHFCGDITHIQTFSDRPGFRRNAGDVMVSINSIHVKFANGGVGYLLSQRGDAMYGLGGWWSFEMAGSKGTFCIENCVEKVSYWKAEKGVPPISEQPAPEVTDFGTKDFGSTFGNRLRAFLEDVSNGVPREQLRANGRDALAVLEYTFAVIESYERGGEVVRPHALPPLHGDPATML
- a CDS encoding sugar phosphate isomerase/epimerase; this translates as MIRLGVNSVLFKQFDFETAARHIARCGYDGVEIAAIAGMCEHVDVFRWQEQKDDILRIAEETGLALLSMEVATLDEERLTAALEAAAGLGIGIVNVGPGGKSGSDDDLSQSIERLARMAKKAGELGVTLCVKAHVGNAVYNTPTTLRAMEAIDDPAFGIDMDPSHIHRSGENAEEALPAVLSRVRHIHIRDCKGREQGPGPIELQACGRGDIDLFGYCKAMVDGGYDGPVVLEVIGSKPEHTLAEVSIVAAESYGYLNACLKQLGAR
- a CDS encoding sulfatase produces the protein MTTSRPNVIVFGIDSLRRDHMSSYGYHRLTTPYMDAFAKRGTLFEQHFSPSIPTTPAYASMLTGMDTFGTDVVALRHRGPLGGHVRTLPEMLADAGYNTTCIGFTGNPSSRGFQTYLDYEAWIPDDTGRTPKAQLMNEVAIPELERLAKDEKPFFLFMRHMDPHSPYLPPKPYDRMFYGADEKDPSNTSMEPVYNFKPFADFLKSWIPEGVTDQEYVSALYDGAIAYMDACIQSIFAKIEALGIEEETLVVITSDHGETLYEHDCFFDHHGLYDCTLVVPLIIKFPGRVPEGRRVKDVSLIQDITPTIMELLGLEPPEYGFDGRSLVPAMKGEPTDKVSEFYITECTWMRKHGWRTPEWKLIRALEPDFHFKPEVELYNLIQDPEENVNLAEREPEIVALLEQRMLRHIAKREAETGRVNPIYTNTNWSGAGKTFESSQEAYDSLHIGSLKKARALQAKEKEAQAK
- a CDS encoding sulfatase, encoding MKIVLVSLDTLRADRLGCYGYRLPTSPHLDRIASEGALFERAYASDIPTEVAHTSIFTGKVGLRTGVVSHGSTLTQLPKSRDWLPLMLRSAGMTTAAVDNLYQLKEWFARGFRYYMNSVDDKQRWIDGKSVNELAFPWLEQHKDESFFLFLHYWDAHTPYLPPEEYKTMFYESGRDPFDPNRRGMEPAYNHLAYPFFKHHHYDLVGPVTDSAYYDALYDAGIRYLDDRLRELDEQLERLGIKEETLLVLFGDHGESLTEHDIYWDHCGLYEPTVRVPIIMRWPGVIPAGRRAEGFVQQTDLMPTLLEAVKMAAPGGIDIAKLAELDGLDGKSLWPAIRGEAKGTRDYVFLSECAWQAARGIRTDRFKYIRTYDAGPFRRPACELYDLESDPGETDNVASKLPDTARELQERIDRWVEETLDGRPDPMHIQLTQAGLPFRRRIEAILAEAGMTWDDWQRDPRRERFDQAAASALSSHR
- a CDS encoding GNAT family N-acetyltransferase, producing the protein MLIDVKEKLDREDIVELLEYSVFPDPDAVQEAVKSYKENRDLYLYGLESEEEIVGIIGFEIRDGGELIVRHLAVKPDARGLGFGRGLILETILMKQPSKIVAETDEDAVDFYRAIGFEVVSLGEKHPGVERFICTYETDV
- a CDS encoding VOC family protein: MLRNIHHVAIICSDYGVSKHFYVNILGLRVVSETYREERDSYKLDLQIGDARIELFSFPNPPERPSYPEARGLRHVAFEVDSVEEVANLLRSKGVEVEPIRIDALTGKSFTFFSDPDGLPIEIYNR
- a CDS encoding glycosyltransferase family 2 protein translates to MNEEASSTDERQTPMPITNAINPKVSVIIPVSNESKTIARVICEARHVHPETEVIVVINGSIDGSNRIAEEMGAKVIFNRDALGNDVGRAIGASAAKGSILLFMDGDIVIPAEQLSSFVTSVENGADVALNHYHGRIERNIPHSVAVSKRVLNTLLSRKDLGAASMTVIPHCLSRKALSVIGVENLAIPPLAHVIAVSEGLRVELAERVDVGALNRKHKKRKSRKVRELIIGDHLEAIQFLLEKSGDHRAYFTDVCRKRERVRKL